Proteins from one Deinococcus sp. AB2017081 genomic window:
- a CDS encoding anhydro-N-acetylmuramic acid kinase translates to MTRAPRVLGLMTGTSVDGIDAVLIELPGWPACGTPGRPPQLSGPAPRVTVLEHRHTPFTDDLRDALLAAGRDDARTSDLTQANFWIGEVLAAAAAELSDGADVIASHGQTVHHIPAPDPARGWHTRSTLQIGEASMIVERTGRPVISDFRPPDMAAGGQGAPLVPFADHLMYAEHGVRRAVHNLGGISNLTYLPGLDVAGVLAFDTGPANALIDEAAGLFRRRFDDGGQLGASGYVADPLIRTWLDDPYLLAAPPKSTGRERWNLQQLPGVFELDARDIAATVTAFSVRSVAQAYEQFVLPLGLDEIVVAGGGALNPTFMAQFRQALAPVPVVTFEERGWNSAAREAAAFAVLGYYAYQGWPNTLPATTGARHAVIAGKLSRPAP, encoded by the coding sequence ATGACCCGCGCCCCCCGCGTCCTGGGCCTGATGACCGGCACCAGCGTCGATGGGATCGACGCCGTCCTGATCGAGCTGCCCGGCTGGCCCGCGTGCGGCACGCCCGGCCGGCCGCCCCAGCTCAGTGGCCCGGCCCCGCGCGTCACCGTGCTGGAGCATCGCCACACACCATTCACCGACGACCTGCGGGACGCGCTGCTGGCCGCCGGCCGCGACGACGCCCGCACCAGCGACCTCACCCAGGCGAACTTCTGGATTGGCGAGGTGCTCGCCGCCGCCGCCGCCGAACTCTCGGACGGAGCCGACGTGATCGCCAGCCACGGCCAGACGGTGCACCACATCCCCGCCCCCGATCCGGCACGGGGCTGGCACACCCGCAGCACCCTCCAGATCGGCGAGGCGTCCATGATCGTGGAGCGCACCGGGCGGCCGGTCATCTCGGACTTCCGCCCGCCGGACATGGCGGCCGGCGGACAGGGCGCGCCGCTGGTGCCCTTCGCGGATCACCTGATGTACGCCGAGCACGGCGTCCGGCGGGCGGTGCACAACCTGGGCGGGATCAGCAACCTGACCTACCTGCCGGGCCTGGACGTGGCCGGCGTGCTGGCCTTCGACACCGGCCCCGCCAACGCCCTGATCGACGAGGCCGCCGGGCTGTTCCGTCGGCGCTTCGACGACGGCGGGCAGCTGGGAGCCAGCGGATACGTCGCCGACCCCCTGATCCGCACGTGGCTGGACGATCCCTACCTGCTCGCCGCGCCGCCCAAATCCACCGGGCGGGAACGCTGGAACCTCCAGCAGCTCCCCGGCGTGTTCGAGCTGGACGCCCGCGACATCGCGGCGACTGTCACGGCCTTCAGCGTCCGGAGCGTGGCGCAGGCCTACGAGCAGTTCGTACTGCCGCTGGGCCTGGACGAGATCGTCGTGGCGGGCGGCGGGGCGCTGAATCCGACGTTCATGGCCCAGTTCCGGCAGGCGCTCGCGCCGGTGCCCGTCGTGACCTTCGAGGAACGCGGCTGGAACTCGGCGGCGCGGGAGGCGGCGGCCTTCGCGGTGCTGGGCTACTACGCCTACCAGGGCTGGCCGAACACGCTGCCCGCCACGACCGGAGCCCGCCACGCCGTCATCGCCGGCAAGCTGTCGCGCCCCGCGCCGTGA
- a CDS encoding sensor histidine kinase yields MTRLKFAQGRWRGSAVLVGLREGLLAALPAVLTVTLLLLATQPAYRSLISSGNGWTPYAYQALAHDVQAYEISRLRRDLTPAQVAFTGQMALSSAIAPAQFGALAEVERLGEARLSRVAALLRQDTLVSLSQASREAVALNAQAAEYARGVAGRYVRQLARLQRILIGTAILTGLLSMLLTARALIMWRAERHRRTRRETRQREALQFASHELRRPLQSLLLASDLLRHADSPERQQYLLAMIEDSAAQLASRADLTRLSTLYLDVTLRVEATDVRTVLRPLASARVSVALPDVPAIWEIDRDRVRQIMENLVENALTYTRGPVEVRLRVSQTSLEITVRDHGPGLPADQLESVFLPFERGPHGQQDGHGLGLPLVRRYARAHGGDVTLAPAVGGGLVATVRLGEPPSPLTEPRRPTLFE; encoded by the coding sequence GTGACCCGGCTGAAGTTCGCGCAGGGCAGATGGCGCGGATCGGCCGTGCTGGTCGGACTGCGCGAGGGGCTGCTGGCCGCGCTGCCGGCCGTGCTCACCGTGACGCTGCTGCTGCTGGCCACCCAGCCGGCGTACCGTTCCCTGATCTCGAGTGGTAACGGCTGGACGCCCTACGCCTATCAGGCCCTCGCCCACGACGTCCAGGCATACGAGATCAGCCGGCTGCGGCGAGACCTGACCCCGGCACAGGTGGCGTTCACAGGTCAAATGGCGCTGTCGAGCGCGATTGCACCCGCGCAGTTCGGGGCGCTGGCCGAGGTCGAGCGCCTGGGCGAGGCGCGGCTGTCGCGCGTGGCCGCCCTGCTGCGCCAGGACACCCTGGTGTCGCTGAGTCAGGCGTCGCGGGAGGCCGTGGCCCTGAACGCCCAGGCCGCCGAATACGCCCGTGGCGTGGCGGGGCGCTACGTGAGGCAGCTGGCCCGGCTGCAGAGAATCCTGATCGGCACAGCGATCCTGACGGGGCTGCTGAGCATGCTGCTGACCGCGCGGGCGCTGATCATGTGGCGCGCCGAGCGGCACCGCCGCACCCGGCGCGAGACGCGCCAGCGCGAGGCCCTGCAGTTCGCCAGCCACGAGCTGCGCCGGCCCCTGCAGTCCCTGCTGCTGGCCAGCGACCTGCTGCGCCATGCCGACTCCCCGGAGCGGCAGCAGTACCTGCTCGCCATGATCGAGGACAGCGCCGCGCAGCTGGCCAGCCGCGCCGACCTGACCCGCCTGAGCACCCTGTATCTGGACGTGACCCTGCGGGTCGAGGCCACGGATGTCCGCACCGTGCTGCGCCCCCTGGCGTCGGCCCGCGTGAGCGTGGCGCTCCCGGACGTCCCGGCGATCTGGGAGATCGACCGTGACCGGGTGCGGCAGATCATGGAGAATCTGGTGGAGAACGCCCTGACCTACACCCGTGGCCCGGTCGAGGTGAGGCTGCGCGTCTCGCAGACCAGCCTGGAGATCACGGTGCGCGACCACGGGCCGGGCCTGCCGGCCGATCAGCTGGAGAGCGTGTTCCTGCCCTTCGAGCGGGGGCCGCACGGCCAGCAGGACGGGCATGGCCTGGGCCTCCCGCTGGTGCGGCGCTACGCCCGTGCCCACGGCGGCGACGTGACGCTCGCGCCGGCGGTGGGCGGCGGGCTGGTCGCCACCGTGCGCCTGGGCGAGCCGCCCTCGCCGCTGACCGAACCGCGCCGCCCGACGCTGTTCGAGTGA
- a CDS encoding molybdopterin-dependent oxidoreductase codes for MIRRPAVTRHRHAVRRAVVIAALAVSAALNAAGAPPIPARPLPGIPVFEYVRPARPLPPTLPGEATVLTVENGTVRHALTLRQLKALPAVRYRTNHLQLRQDYTYEGVTLRDLAGLAGFQGRNIRVYAANGFATTILASDYMHHPIMLAYSADGSSIPVLRKGPLTVVLPARPARFHQPAYSSAWVWFAERVTPAP; via the coding sequence GTGATCCGTCGCCCTGCTGTCACCCGGCACCGTCATGCGGTGCGGCGTGCGGTGGTGATCGCGGCGCTGGCGGTCAGCGCGGCCCTGAACGCGGCGGGCGCGCCTCCGATTCCGGCGCGGCCCCTGCCGGGCATCCCGGTCTTCGAGTACGTCCGGCCGGCGCGGCCCCTGCCGCCCACCCTGCCGGGCGAGGCCACGGTGCTGACCGTCGAGAACGGCACGGTTCGGCACGCGCTGACCCTGCGGCAGCTCAAGGCCCTGCCGGCCGTGCGCTACCGCACCAATCACCTGCAGCTCCGGCAGGACTACACCTACGAGGGCGTGACCCTGCGCGACCTGGCCGGTCTGGCCGGCTTCCAGGGGCGCAACATCCGGGTGTACGCCGCCAACGGTTTTGCGACCACCATCCTGGCCAGCGACTATATGCACCATCCGATCATGCTCGCGTACTCGGCCGACGGCAGCTCCATCCCGGTGCTGAGGAAGGGGCCGCTCACCGTCGTGCTCCCCGCGCGGCCCGCACGCTTCCACCAGCCCGCCTATTCGTCGGCCTGGGTCTGGTTCGCGGAGCGCGTCACACCGGCACCGTGA
- a CDS encoding 1-acyl-sn-glycerol-3-phosphate acyltransferase: MSPLWPGRTPTLTSRLAGLTMRVLGWTPVLAPPPGPKFVAAVAPHTSNMDFWPGILLALTMRLPMHFLAKRELFTPPLGLLMRALGGLPVDRRRAGGNFVDAVVAIIDREPELVLAVAPEGTRSRGEYWKTGFYYMALEAGVPIGVTAFDWGRRRFGMIGYVHPSGDIEADFAQIRALLQGVRGYVPGNETPAYPRPTEVGGPSRT; this comes from the coding sequence ATGTCTCCCCTGTGGCCCGGCCGCACGCCCACCCTGACCTCCCGCCTGGCCGGGCTCACCATGCGGGTGCTCGGCTGGACGCCGGTGCTGGCCCCACCGCCCGGACCCAAGTTCGTCGCCGCCGTCGCGCCGCACACCAGCAACATGGACTTCTGGCCGGGCATCCTGCTGGCCCTCACCATGCGGCTGCCGATGCACTTCCTGGCCAAGCGCGAGCTGTTCACGCCGCCGCTGGGCCTGCTGATGCGGGCGCTGGGTGGGCTGCCGGTCGACCGCCGCCGGGCCGGCGGGAACTTCGTCGATGCCGTCGTGGCGATCATCGACCGTGAGCCCGAACTGGTGCTGGCCGTCGCCCCCGAGGGCACGCGGTCGCGGGGCGAATACTGGAAGACCGGCTTTTACTACATGGCGCTGGAGGCCGGCGTGCCCATCGGTGTGACCGCCTTCGACTGGGGACGCAGGCGCTTCGGCATGATCGGTTACGTGCATCCCAGCGGCGACATTGAGGCCGATTTCGCGCAGATCCGGGCGCTGCTCCAGGGCGTGCGCGGTTATGTGCCCGGCAACGAGACCCCCGCCTACCCCCGCCCCACCGAGGTGGGCGGCCCCAGCCGCACCTGA
- a CDS encoding ABC transporter ATP-binding protein: protein MTTPHPAPTPGAPPALEARNLVKDFRGFRATNDVTLGIREGEIHAIIGPNGAGKTTLFNLLSGFLTPTSGEVRLFGERIDTLAPHAVVRRGLSRSFQISSVFPTMTVRDNVLVALQSPTRLPGQFWSRLSALDALGERADRILADVGLGSAHARLAADLSHGEKRQLEIGISLTQEPRVLLLDEPTSGMGSEGIARVTGLVRQVAQGRTVVLVEHNMSVVAELADRITVLQYGAVLASGAYDDVRRDPRVIEAYLGDEAQL, encoded by the coding sequence ATGACCACACCACATCCAGCGCCCACACCCGGCGCGCCACCCGCCCTGGAGGCCCGTAACCTCGTCAAGGACTTCCGGGGCTTCCGCGCCACCAACGACGTGACGCTGGGCATCCGCGAGGGCGAGATCCACGCGATCATCGGCCCGAACGGCGCGGGCAAGACCACGCTGTTCAACCTGCTCTCGGGCTTCCTGACCCCCACCAGCGGCGAGGTGCGCCTGTTCGGTGAGCGCATCGACACGCTGGCCCCTCACGCCGTGGTGCGCCGGGGCCTGAGCCGCTCGTTTCAGATCAGCAGCGTGTTCCCGACCATGACCGTGCGGGACAACGTGCTGGTCGCCCTCCAGTCGCCCACCCGGCTGCCGGGACAGTTCTGGTCGCGCCTGAGCGCCCTGGACGCCCTGGGCGAGCGGGCTGACCGCATCCTCGCGGACGTGGGGCTGGGCAGTGCCCACGCCCGCCTGGCCGCCGACCTGAGCCATGGCGAGAAGCGGCAGCTGGAGATCGGCATCTCGCTGACCCAGGAGCCGCGCGTGCTGCTGCTCGACGAGCCGACCTCCGGCATGGGCAGCGAGGGCATTGCCCGCGTGACCGGCCTGGTGCGGCAGGTCGCACAGGGCCGCACCGTCGTGCTGGTCGAACACAACATGAGCGTGGTGGCCGAACTGGCCGACCGGATCACCGTGCTGCAATACGGCGCGGTGCTCGCCAGCGGCGCCTACGACGACGTGCGCCGCGATCCACGCGTGATCGAGGCCTACCTGGGCGACGAGGCGCAGCTGTGA
- a CDS encoding ABC transporter ATP-binding protein, which translates to MTAHAAPTPGPTPDAGTQPLLDVRDLNAFYGQSHVLHGVNLHVNPGEVVSLIGRNGAGKTTTLKSIMGVLRSRTGQITLGGHDITRLPSHRVAARGVAWVPEERAILATLSVKENLELPPARRGGWSTERTYEAFPVLRERGHHPGSKLSGGEQQMLATLRVLRSAPTLLLLDEPSEGLAPVIVQAIGRMIETLRAEGMSILLVEQNLNFATRLADRHYVFVDGEIVDELSRAEAHTRRGDLLNHLSV; encoded by the coding sequence GTGACCGCCCACGCCGCCCCCACTCCTGGCCCGACCCCCGACGCCGGCACCCAGCCGCTGCTCGACGTGCGCGACCTGAACGCCTTCTACGGACAGAGCCACGTGCTACACGGCGTGAATCTGCACGTGAACCCAGGCGAGGTCGTGTCCCTGATCGGCCGCAACGGCGCGGGCAAGACGACCACCCTGAAATCCATCATGGGCGTGCTGCGCTCGCGCACCGGGCAGATCACCCTGGGCGGCCACGACATCACCCGGCTGCCCAGCCACCGGGTCGCGGCGCGGGGCGTGGCGTGGGTGCCGGAGGAACGCGCGATCCTGGCCACCCTGAGCGTGAAGGAGAACCTGGAACTCCCGCCGGCCCGCCGGGGCGGCTGGAGCACCGAGCGCACCTACGAGGCCTTCCCGGTGCTGCGCGAGCGCGGCCACCACCCCGGCAGCAAGCTCTCGGGCGGCGAGCAGCAGATGCTCGCCACCCTGCGCGTGCTGCGCAGCGCCCCGACCCTGCTGCTGCTCGACGAGCCCAGCGAGGGCCTCGCGCCCGTGATCGTGCAGGCCATCGGCCGGATGATCGAGACCCTGCGCGCCGAGGGCATGAGCATCCTGCTGGTCGAACAGAACCTGAACTTCGCCACCCGCCTCGCCGACCGCCACTACGTGTTCGTGGACGGCGAGATCGTCGACGAACTGAGCCGCGCCGAGGCCCACACCCGGCGCGGCGACCTCCTGAACCACCTGAGCGTCTGA
- a CDS encoding ABC transporter substrate-binding protein has protein sequence MNKTTCALLTLALSLPTAAHAQTLSGGSIRVGVLTDLSGVYSELSGQGSVKAAQLAAEDFMKANKAYAGKISVSGVDHQNKADVAGNKAAEMIDRQGVDMLVDLPTSSAALSAAAVAKGKKIPVMVVTGGTTALTNESCNKYTFHYAYDNYMLANGTGTAVTKRGGSSWYIIYPNYAFGQDLNRQMTAAVQENGGKLAAPSDATPFPNTDFSSYLLKAQSLKPKIFGTMQAGNDLVNVVKQYNEFGLKKQGVGLGIGLLFETDVAALGQDAFAGAIATVPWFWNFDARSRQWAAKFEKAFGKKPTWAQAGVYSATLTYLNAVARAKTDDGDAVVKALEGATFDDMFARHATIRAQDHRVLLDVHTVQVKAKADAKETGDLFTRLSTIPAAKAFMPLSESKCRM, from the coding sequence ATGAACAAGACCACCTGTGCCCTGCTGACCCTCGCCCTGAGCCTGCCCACCGCGGCCCACGCCCAGACCCTGTCGGGCGGGAGCATCCGGGTCGGCGTCCTGACCGACCTGTCCGGCGTGTACTCCGAGCTGTCCGGCCAGGGCAGCGTGAAGGCCGCGCAGCTCGCCGCCGAGGACTTCATGAAGGCCAACAAGGCCTACGCCGGCAAGATCAGCGTGAGCGGCGTCGACCACCAGAACAAGGCCGATGTCGCCGGCAACAAGGCCGCCGAGATGATCGACCGCCAGGGCGTGGACATGCTCGTGGATCTGCCCACCAGCAGCGCGGCGCTGTCGGCGGCGGCCGTCGCCAAGGGCAAGAAGATCCCGGTGATGGTCGTGACCGGCGGCACCACCGCCCTGACCAACGAGTCGTGCAACAAGTACACCTTCCACTACGCCTACGACAACTACATGCTCGCCAACGGCACCGGCACGGCCGTCACCAAGCGCGGCGGCAGCAGCTGGTACATCATCTACCCCAACTACGCCTTCGGGCAGGATCTGAACCGCCAGATGACGGCCGCCGTGCAGGAGAACGGCGGGAAGCTGGCCGCCCCCAGCGACGCCACCCCCTTCCCCAACACGGATTTCTCGTCCTACCTGCTCAAGGCCCAGAGCCTGAAACCGAAGATCTTCGGCACCATGCAGGCCGGGAACGACCTCGTGAACGTCGTCAAGCAGTACAACGAGTTCGGGCTGAAGAAGCAGGGGGTCGGCCTCGGGATCGGCCTGCTGTTCGAGACGGATGTCGCCGCGCTGGGCCAGGACGCCTTCGCGGGGGCCATCGCCACCGTGCCGTGGTTCTGGAACTTCGACGCCCGCTCGCGCCAGTGGGCCGCGAAGTTCGAGAAGGCCTTCGGCAAGAAGCCCACGTGGGCGCAGGCCGGCGTGTACTCCGCCACCCTGACCTACCTGAACGCGGTGGCCCGCGCCAAGACCGATGACGGCGACGCCGTGGTCAAGGCCCTGGAAGGGGCCACCTTCGACGACATGTTCGCCCGCCACGCCACCATCCGCGCCCAGGATCACCGCGTCCTGCTGGATGTGCATACCGTGCAGGTCAAGGCCAAGGCCGACGCGAAGGAGACCGGCGACCTCTTCACGCGCCTGAGCACCATTCCGGCCGCGAAGGCCTTCATGCCGCTCAGCGAGAGCAAGTGCCGGATGTAG
- a CDS encoding branched-chain amino acid ABC transporter permease: MNTQLLLIQVFNGLVNGAFYALLSLGLAVIFGMLRIVNFAHGALYMLGAFTAFALGQALGLGFWPSLVIAPVLVGLLGAVLERTLLSRLYGLEPSYNLLLTFGLTLLTQDLVKQVMLSRFAVSSAPYSPPEVLSGVVNLGFVVFPKYRLFVIALSLVICVLTWFVIEKTRVGAIIRASTENPGVTRAFGIDVGKWVTGVFAVGVGLAGLAGVLAAPIYSVEPYMGAELIITTFAVVVIGGLGSILGSVVTGFAVGVLAAVGAALYPPVANTLVFVLMFVVLLVRPSGLFGLPEGAR, translated from the coding sequence ATGAATACACAGTTACTGCTGATTCAGGTCTTCAACGGCCTCGTGAACGGGGCGTTCTATGCGCTGCTGTCGCTGGGCCTCGCGGTGATCTTCGGGATGCTGCGGATCGTGAACTTCGCGCACGGGGCGCTGTACATGCTGGGCGCGTTCACGGCCTTCGCGCTGGGGCAGGCGCTGGGCCTGGGCTTCTGGCCGTCGCTGGTCATCGCGCCGGTGCTGGTCGGGCTGCTGGGCGCGGTGCTGGAGCGCACGCTGCTGTCGCGGCTATACGGGCTGGAGCCCAGCTACAACCTGCTGCTCACCTTCGGCCTGACGCTGCTGACCCAGGACCTTGTCAAGCAGGTCATGCTCAGCCGCTTCGCCGTGTCCAGCGCGCCGTACTCGCCGCCCGAGGTGCTGTCCGGGGTGGTGAACCTGGGCTTCGTGGTGTTCCCCAAATACCGCCTGTTCGTGATCGCGCTGTCGCTGGTGATCTGCGTGCTGACGTGGTTCGTGATCGAGAAGACCCGCGTGGGCGCGATCATCCGCGCCAGCACCGAGAACCCCGGCGTGACCCGCGCCTTCGGGATCGACGTGGGCAAGTGGGTCACGGGCGTGTTCGCGGTCGGCGTGGGCCTGGCGGGGCTGGCGGGCGTGCTGGCCGCGCCGATCTACTCGGTCGAGCCCTACATGGGCGCCGAGCTGATCATCACGACCTTCGCGGTCGTCGTGATCGGCGGGCTGGGCAGCATCCTGGGCAGCGTGGTCACGGGCTTCGCGGTGGGCGTGCTGGCCGCCGTGGGCGCGGCGCTGTACCCGCCGGTTGCCAACACCCTGGTATTCGTCCTCATGTTCGTGGTGCTGCTCGTGCGGCCCAGCGGCCTGTTCGGCCTGCCGGAGGGGGCACGGTGA
- a CDS encoding branched-chain amino acid ABC transporter permease, with product MTALPRTAALTDRERTTRAVWLAGLGLLLLVLPKLIYPVLALDILAWGLFAVAFDLLFGFSGLLSFGHAAFWGSSAYVTASLLSNGQSVPVALLGGTLTALLLAVPVAYLSVRSAGIYFSMITLAFAQMISFLALQWTDLTGGENGLQGFERPGFWGLDFSDSTTRYYVCLVLFAVGFAVAWRTVRSPFGRAQQAVRDNEPRAQSIGYDPQRFKFTAFLISATLAGLAGSMYTFGHGVVSLEVVNWRTSGEVVMMTLLGGTTTLFGPVIGAGLVLILRDILTTANLPVGIVTGVVFVLVVLFFRRGVVGTVQHWTRRK from the coding sequence GTGACCGCCCTCCCCCGCACCGCCGCGCTGACCGACCGCGAACGCACCACCCGCGCCGTGTGGCTGGCCGGCCTGGGCCTGCTGCTGCTGGTGCTGCCCAAACTGATCTACCCGGTTCTGGCGCTGGACATCCTGGCGTGGGGACTGTTCGCGGTCGCCTTCGACCTGCTGTTCGGCTTCAGCGGCCTGCTGTCGTTCGGGCACGCCGCGTTCTGGGGGTCGTCTGCCTACGTGACCGCCTCGCTGCTGTCGAACGGCCAGAGCGTGCCCGTGGCGCTGCTGGGCGGCACCCTGACTGCGCTGCTGCTCGCCGTGCCGGTCGCGTACCTCAGCGTGCGCAGCGCCGGCATCTACTTCTCCATGATCACGCTCGCCTTCGCGCAGATGATCTCGTTCCTGGCGCTGCAATGGACAGACCTGACCGGCGGCGAGAACGGCCTCCAGGGCTTCGAGCGTCCCGGCTTCTGGGGGCTGGACTTCAGCGACTCGACCACCCGCTACTACGTGTGCCTCGTGCTGTTCGCCGTGGGCTTCGCTGTCGCGTGGCGCACGGTGCGCAGTCCGTTCGGGCGGGCCCAGCAGGCCGTGCGCGACAACGAGCCCCGCGCCCAGAGCATCGGCTACGACCCACAGCGCTTCAAGTTCACCGCCTTCCTGATCAGCGCCACGCTCGCCGGGCTGGCGGGCAGCATGTACACCTTCGGCCACGGGGTCGTCAGCCTGGAGGTCGTGAACTGGCGCACCTCCGGCGAGGTCGTCATGATGACCCTGCTGGGCGGCACCACCACCCTGTTTGGCCCGGTGATCGGCGCGGGCCTGGTGCTGATCCTGCGCGACATCCTGACCACCGCGAACCTCCCGGTCGGGATCGTCACCGGCGTGGTGTTCGTGCTGGTGGTGCTGTTCTTCCGCCGGGGTGTGGTCGGCACCGTGCAGCACTGGACACGGCGGAAGTAG
- a CDS encoding 2'-5' RNA ligase family protein yields the protein MDSPLDLHTTPAYRQIQDGYDRMWRSGEPDLRGGQVDADPVPQTGSPRWGLSVVARLTPPVTVAMQRLIREIQPLAGDGHTFYDPSTLHVTVRSCEVYRPLPHLGDPLLQTYLDAVADVCAQHDPFEVAFRGVNANRVGIIAQGYPMSSTLQTLREALHGHLERRAAHTGPEADGVRTSAHASLAVFGGPLVDAAALQRWLTAHREAWTGVTTVTELTVVHYVRYPNRVTIVPLGSHGLRT from the coding sequence ATGGACTCCCCCCTGGATCTCCACACAACGCCCGCCTACCGCCAGATCCAGGACGGCTACGACCGGATGTGGCGTTCCGGCGAACCCGACCTGCGCGGCGGGCAGGTGGACGCCGATCCGGTGCCACAGACCGGCAGCCCCCGCTGGGGACTCAGCGTCGTGGCCCGCCTGACCCCGCCCGTGACCGTGGCCATGCAGCGCCTGATCCGAGAAATCCAGCCCCTGGCGGGCGACGGGCACACGTTCTACGACCCCTCCACCCTGCACGTCACCGTCCGGTCGTGCGAGGTCTACCGGCCGCTGCCCCACCTGGGAGATCCCCTGCTCCAGACGTACCTGGACGCCGTGGCCGATGTCTGTGCGCAGCACGATCCGTTCGAGGTGGCCTTCCGCGGTGTGAACGCGAATCGGGTAGGCATCATTGCCCAGGGTTACCCGATGTCCTCCACCCTGCAGACCCTGCGTGAGGCCCTGCACGGCCACCTGGAACGGCGCGCCGCCCACACGGGCCCGGAAGCCGACGGCGTGCGCACGTCGGCTCACGCCAGTCTGGCCGTCTTCGGTGGCCCACTCGTGGATGCCGCGGCCCTGCAACGCTGGCTCACCGCCCATCGGGAGGCGTGGACAGGAGTGACGACGGTCACTGAGCTCACGGTGGTGCACTACGTACGGTACCCGAACCGGGTCACGATCGTTCCGCTGGGAAGCCACGGCCTTCGGACCTGA
- the nrdR gene encoding transcriptional regulator NrdR — MKCPYCSAPDSKVVNSRPSDDGASIRRRRECLNCARRFTTYERAQLEPLMVVKRSGPREAFNPDKLLRGLTLATEKRPVDQDVLRAFAYGFEDEVGLSEIPATEIGKRAMTFLRPLDDVAYIRFASVYRDFDSLERFIEEIQGLKKDEGES, encoded by the coding sequence ATGAAGTGCCCGTACTGCTCGGCCCCCGACAGCAAGGTCGTGAACTCGCGGCCCAGCGACGACGGAGCCAGTATCCGCCGCCGCCGCGAGTGCCTGAACTGTGCCCGGAGATTCACCACCTACGAGCGGGCCCAGCTCGAACCGCTGATGGTCGTCAAGCGCAGCGGCCCCCGCGAGGCCTTCAACCCGGACAAGCTGCTGCGCGGCCTGACGCTGGCGACCGAGAAGCGCCCCGTCGATCAGGACGTGCTGCGGGCCTTCGCCTACGGCTTCGAGGACGAGGTCGGACTGAGCGAGATTCCCGCCACCGAGATCGGCAAGCGGGCCATGACCTTCCTGCGCCCGCTGGACGACGTGGCGTACATCCGCTTCGCCAGCGTGTACCGCGACTTCGACAGCCTGGAGCGCTTTATCGAGGAGATCCAGGGCCTGAAGAAGGACGAGGGCGAGAGCTGA
- a CDS encoding SDR family NAD(P)-dependent oxidoreductase, with protein MTSPAHPLPHSALPTGQPLAGLVVAVTSADQGYGRPISSALARAGSSVVLIGGNAETLAAASSGLEALGGTAIPIKADVGVPLDWLSAQNRILEIFGALHGIVHLADKRASSDFTMLSENEWMDLFNCNVKSSVGIAQIVRRRLPGTWLTIIGPHLDEQGLHAWPQRGAIRALVEQAHLEDLRLNLVLPARASSGDETLDQPLADTVLTLALPSMAHLRGNVMDVPLPPVPRLRVSDSPYGLTL; from the coding sequence ATGACCAGTCCTGCCCACCCCCTGCCCCACAGTGCGCTGCCCACCGGCCAGCCGCTGGCCGGACTGGTGGTGGCCGTCACCAGTGCGGATCAGGGCTACGGCCGTCCCATCAGCAGCGCCCTGGCGCGGGCGGGGTCCAGTGTCGTGCTGATCGGGGGGAATGCCGAGACGCTGGCGGCGGCGTCCAGTGGCCTGGAGGCTCTGGGCGGCACCGCCATTCCGATCAAGGCCGACGTGGGTGTGCCGCTGGACTGGCTGAGCGCCCAGAACCGCATCCTGGAGATCTTCGGGGCGCTGCACGGCATCGTGCACCTGGCCGACAAGCGGGCCAGCTCGGATTTCACCATGCTCAGCGAGAACGAGTGGATGGATCTGTTCAACTGCAACGTCAAGAGCAGCGTGGGAATCGCGCAGATCGTGCGCCGCCGGCTGCCTGGCACGTGGCTCACCATCATCGGGCCGCATCTGGACGAGCAGGGGCTGCATGCGTGGCCGCAGCGGGGCGCGATCCGGGCGCTGGTCGAGCAGGCGCATCTCGAGGATCTGCGCCTGAACCTCGTGCTGCCGGCGCGGGCCAGCAGCGGCGATGAGACGCTGGATCAGCCGCTGGCCGACACGGTGCTCACCCTGGCGCTGCCGAGCATGGCGCACCTGCGCGGGAACGTCATGGACGTGCCGCTGCCGCCGGTGCCCAGACTGCGCGTGTCCGACAGTCCCTACGGCCTGACGCTGTGA